A DNA window from Pseudomonas tohonis contains the following coding sequences:
- a CDS encoding SpoIIE family protein phosphatase, whose protein sequence is MAGERDAREARYPLRHDVDLHLAVMSVRRLPFLAGLSEVDRAMLSTVVSELGSNILKYAVKGEVTLALNQAEGRPCIDIVARDQGPGIEDVHKAVQDHYSTSGTLGLGLPGVRRMMSELSITLPPEGGTQVLARKWLGPAPNTARLSLPKPGAGRAGLQLEWASENRPCHPERVSGDLAFMRAGPDGVSLVLIDVSGHGASAHQLAHALEAVLQQTPEQEPTRLLQLLHQHCIGTRGAAAGVALVNGERGELSYAGIGNTRICLRGREAWRGVSRDGVLGERYPTPLLQRQPIDSGDVVMLYSDGVSETLNLRDGLLDLGADPASLAHQVITHSGRSTDDASCIVLRVLAGEGG, encoded by the coding sequence TCCTTGCCGGCCTGTCCGAGGTGGACCGCGCGATGCTCTCCACCGTGGTGTCCGAGCTTGGCAGCAACATCCTCAAGTACGCGGTGAAGGGCGAGGTGACGCTGGCCCTCAACCAGGCCGAAGGGCGCCCCTGCATCGACATCGTCGCCCGTGACCAGGGCCCCGGCATCGAGGATGTGCACAAGGCCGTGCAGGACCACTACAGCACCTCGGGCACACTGGGGCTGGGGCTGCCCGGCGTGCGCCGGATGATGTCCGAGCTGTCCATCACCCTGCCGCCGGAGGGCGGTACGCAGGTACTGGCGCGCAAGTGGCTGGGGCCGGCCCCCAATACCGCGCGTCTCTCCCTGCCGAAGCCGGGCGCGGGGCGGGCGGGCCTGCAACTGGAATGGGCCAGCGAGAACCGCCCCTGCCACCCGGAGCGCGTTTCCGGTGACCTGGCCTTCATGCGGGCGGGGCCGGACGGGGTGTCGCTGGTGCTGATCGACGTCAGCGGCCATGGCGCCTCGGCCCACCAGCTGGCCCATGCCCTCGAGGCGGTTTTGCAGCAGACCCCGGAGCAGGAGCCCACCCGCCTGCTGCAGCTTTTGCACCAGCACTGCATCGGCACCCGTGGCGCGGCGGCCGGCGTGGCGCTGGTCAACGGCGAGCGCGGCGAGCTGAGCTACGCCGGCATCGGCAACACCCGCATCTGCCTGCGTGGCCGCGAGGCCTGGCGCGGCGTCTCCCGCGACGGCGTGCTCGGCGAGCGCTATCCCACGCCCTTGCTGCAACGCCAGCCTATCGATTCCGGGGATGTCGTGATGCTGTATTCCGACGGGGTCAGCGAGACGCTGAACCTGCGCGACGGCCTGCTCGACCTGGGCGCCGATCCCGCGTCACTGGCCCACCAGGTCATCACCCACAGCGGGCGCAGCACCGACGATGCGAGCTGCATCGTGCTGCGCGTGCTGGCAGGCGAGGGCGGCTAG